CAGGGCGTCGCAGTGATGAAGCTCGGTACGATCGGCGTGGACGTCAAGATCATCCCGCCGGGAGCCGAGCTTCCCGACGACTTCCGTATCGAGGAGGACGCCGACGTCTCCGAGCTCGCAGCCGAGGTCGAGACCGACGAAGGCGTCGAGGAACTGCTCGAAGAGCCCGAAGACGAGGAGCTCGAGGAGCTCGAAGCCGAAGCGGCTGACTCCGAGGCTGACGCCGATGTCGCCGACGAGGAAGTCGTCGAGGAGGTCATCGAGACCGACGAGCCCGCAGAGGAGTTCGAGGAGGTCGAAGTTCCCGACGGTGACGACGAGATCGCCGAGGAGCTCGACGAGCTCGAAGAGGAAGTCGAGGAGGAAGCAGACGAACTGCTCGACGAGATGGAAGAGGAGATCGACGACGAGGAGGGTGATGCCTGATGGCGATCCTCCACGTCGAAGAGATCCGCGACATGACGGCGGCCGAGCGTGAGGCCGAACTCGACGAACTGAAGACCGAGCTGCTGAACGCGAAAGCAGTCCAGGCCGCTGGTGGCGCTCCGGACGATCCGGGCCGCATCAGCGAACTGCGCCGGACCATCGCCCGGCTCAAGACGATCCAGTCGGAAGAAGGCGACTTCGAAGACGACGAATAACGATGCCACTGACACCCGAGACACTCCCACGACACGAACTCAACGGCCTGTACGTACGGGTCGTCGACGCCCCGAACCCCGATCTGATCGGGATAGCCGGGCGTGTCGTGGTCGAGACCGCCAACACGCTCCACGTGAGCGATCGGACGGCCGAGGAGTCTCGGGTGCGGCAGGTGCCAAAGCAGGGATCGACGTTCGAGTTCGCGCTCGAACATGCGGACACAGATGAAGCCGCCGCCCCAGTGAATGGGGCGGGGATCGCGTCCAAACTGGAGGCCGAGTCGACGGCGGACCCGTCGGAAGACGGTCGGGAAACCGACGCTGACGGCCCCTCCGGCGAGGGCGTGACCTACGTTACGGTGGATGGCTCACGACTGCTCTCACGACCCGCAGAACGCACCGAAACACGAGGTACATCACCATGGCAATTGGATTAGACGTAGAACAACCACCAGAGCCGGACGACCCGGCCACATACGATTACGAGAAATGTCCGTTTTACGGCGATCTCGCTGTTCGAGGACAGGTCCTCGAAGGCGAAGTCGTCTCGACGGACATGGAAAAGACCGTGATCGTCGAACGAGAGTACGACGTGAACGTTCCGAAGTACGACCGATTGATGAAGCGACGCTCCCGCATTCCGGCACACGTGCCGGGTGTGCTGGACCACATCGAGGTCGGCGACACGGTCAAGATAGCAGAGACACGACCGCTCTCGAAGACGAAAAGTCACGTCGTCGTCGAGCAGGTTGCCGACGAGGCAGCCGCGACGACGGGGGGGCAGTAACGATGGAAGCAATGAAAGCTGACGTGACCCAGGGCCTCGAAAAAGGATCCCTGATCACGTGTGCCGACAACACCGGTGCACGCGAACTGCGCGTCATCAGCGTGTCCGGCTACTCGGGGACGAAGAACCGTCACCCGAAAGCCGGCATCGGCGACAAGATCACCGTCTCGGTCACCAAGGGGACGCCCGAAATGCGTCGCCAGGTGCTCGAAGCGGTGATCATCCGCCAGCGAAAGCCCATCCGACGCCCCGACGGCACGCGCCTCAAATTCGAGGACAACGCGGCCGTCATCATCGACGAGAACGAAGAGCCGCGCGGGACCGAGATCAAGGGTCCGATCGCGCGGGAAGTCGCAGAGCGGTTCGGAAGTATCGCAAGCACGGCTACGATGATTGTATAGCATGTCACGACAACCACACAAACAACGAAACGAAGTGGAGAACGCCTCCCTGCACGAACTGCACAGCTACGTGCAGGCGACGCTCTCTTCGGAGCTCCGTGAGGAGTACGACACTCGGCGTACCCGCGTCAACGCGGGCGACACTGTCGAGGTCATGCGCGGCGATCACGCCGGGCAGGAAGGCGAAGTCGTTCAGGTCGATCTGAAAGACTCCGTCGTACACGTCGAGGACGTCACGGTCGAGACCGCCGACGGCGAGGAGGTCCCACGCCCGCTGGATCCCAGCAACGTGCGGATCACCGATCTCGACCTCTCCGACGACCGTCGCGAGGAGCGACTCCAGGGTGATACCCAATGACGAACCACCAGAAACGACTATCCGCACCGGATTCCTGGCCGGTCGAGCGCAAGACGGAGACGTTCACCGTCAAGGCCGACGACGGCCCCCACGGCGACGCAGGGGTTCCCCTCGTCGTCCTGCTCCGTGACGTGCTCGGCTACGCCGACTCCAAGAAGGAAGCACGGTACGCGCTCGAATCGGGGAACGTCCTGATCAACGGCGACGCGGTACGCGATTACCGCCGTCCCGTCGGGATGTTCGACATCCTCGCTTTCGTTGAGCGCGAAGAGTACTACCGCGTCTTCCCCGACGAAGGGGGACGCCTTGCACTGACCGAAATCGACGCCGAGTCCGCGGGCAGCAAGCTCGGCAAGATCATCGGCAAGCGCCAGGTCGCCGGCGGCGACACCCAGCTCAACCTCCACGACGGGCAGAACCTGCTCGTCGAGGATGCGAGCGAATACGGCGGGGACGACTCGCTGGTCGTCGACAACGAGACCGACGAGATCGTCGCCCACTTCCCGTACGAGGAAGGCGCGCTCGTCACGGCTGTCAGCGGACAGCACGCCGGCGAGATCGGCGAGGCGACGACGATCGAAGTAACGCCCGGCAGCGGTGAGAACCGCGTCGAAGTCGAGGGCGTCGCGGGAAGCCCCGACTTCGAGACCGTCGAGGAGTACGTCGTCGTCATCGACGAGAACTTCGTCGAGGGCGGTCTCGACGAGGACGAGGAAACAGCAGACGAAGAGGTGAGCGACGATGAGTGAAGCCGAGGCCGACTTCCACGAGATGCGTGAGCCACAGGTCGAGAAGGTCGTCGTCCACATGGGCGTCGGTCAGGGTGGCCGTGAACTCGCCAACGGCGAGGAGATCCTCGAAGAGGTCACGGGCCAGCAGAGCGTCCGGACGCAGGCCAAATCGACCAAACCCGACTTCGGGATCCGACAGGGCGATCCGATCGGCGCGAAGGTCACTCTTCGTGCTGAGGACGCCCACGAGTTCCTGGAGACGGCACTGCCGATCGCGGATGTGTCGCCGACGCAGTTCGACGACACCGGCAACTTCAGCTTCGGTGTCGAGGAACACACCGACTTCCCGAGTCAGGAGTACGATCCGAGCATCGGGATCTTCGGACTGGACGTCACGGTTAACCTCGTCCGTCCCGGCTACCGCGTTACGAAACGCAAGAAAGCAAGCCGCTCGATCCCCTCGAGCCACCGACTCGATCCCGACGACGCAGTCGCGTTCGTCGAATCGACGTTCGACGTGGAGGTAGAACAATGAGCGAAAGTGAAAACGACCAGACGGGCGAGCACGCCACCAAGCGCACCGGCCAGCTAGAGGAGTGCCAGCGCTGTGGCCGCAAGCAAGGTCTCGTCGGGAAGTACAATATCTGGCTGTGCCGACAGTGCTTCCGAGAGATCGCCCGAGACATGGGATTCAAGAAGTATCGATAATATGACGGCAAACGATCCGCTCAGCAACGCCCTCTCGGGGATCAGTAACGCCGAGAGTGTGGGTCACCTGACCCACGAGGTATCGCCCGCCTCGAACGAGATCGGACAGGTGCTCGAGGTCTTCTACGACCGCGGGTACGTCGACGGCTTCGAGTTCGTCGACGACGGCCGATCCGGACAGTTCGAGGTCGAGTTGAAAGGTGCCATCAACGAGTGTGGCCCCGTCAAGCCCCGCTACTCCGCGGGAGCCGAGGAGTTCGAGAAGTGGGAGAAACGGTTCCTCCCCGCTCGGGACTACGGGACGCTCGTTGTTACGACCAGTCACGGCATCATGAGCCACTACGAGGCCCGCGATCAGGGTATCGGTGGTCAGGTCATCGCGTACGTGTACTAATGACGAGAGTAGCAATCGAACTATCGGACGAAGTCAGCGCAGAGGTCGACCACCTCGAACTGACGATCGACGGACCGAACGGCAGCGTCACGCGACGCCTCTGGTACCCCGACGTCACTGTCGAGGTCGAAGACAACGAGGTCGTCATCGAAAGCGACGCCGAGGACGCGAAAACGCTCTCGACGGTTGGCACGTTCCAGAGCCACGTCGAGAACATGATCCACGGCGTCAACGAAGGCTGGGAGTATACCATGGAGGTCTTCTACTCTCACTTCCCGATGCAGGTTCGGGTCGAGGACGGCGACGTCGTCATCGAGAACTTCCTCGGTGAGAAAGCGGCTCGCCGAACGACGATCCACGGCGACACGCAGGTGGACGTCGACGAGGAGATCGTGACGATCAGCGGCCCCGACAAGGAGGCCGTCGGACAGACGGCTGCCGACATCGAACAGCTAACCCGGGTTTCGGGCAAGGACGTTCGCGTCTTCCAGGACGGCGTCTACATCACCCAGAAACCCAGCAAAGGAGGTGCCTGATAGATGGCAGACGAACCCGAAGAACTCGAAGACATCAGCGGTGTCGGCGCGAGCAAAGCGGAAGCGCTCGAAGAAGCAGGCATCGAGTCCGTCGAGGACGTCAGGGCGGCGAGCCAGGACGACCTCTCGGACGTTGACGGCATCGGGAACGCGCTCGCTGCGCGTATCAAGGCCGATGTCGGTGACCTCGAAGTCGACGAAGAGGCCGATGCGGAGGCCGAAATCGAAGACGAGGACGTCGACGAGGAAGCCGAGGAGGACGTCGAGACCGAACTCCAGCCACGCGGGCTGGCCGACAAGACGCCCGACCTCAGCGACGACGAGGCACGCCTGATCGCCGAGCGACGTTCGGCGAGCAAGCCCGCGTTCAGGGCGCAGGACTACCACAAGAAAAAGCGGATCCCCGAGAACTGGCGCGAGCCCCGTGGTGCGCTCTCGAAGCAGCGACGCGGTATCAAAGGGAAAGGCGCGACGGTCGAGGCGGGCTACCGGACGCCCAAACCGGTTCGTGGCAAACATCCGAGCGGCTTCGAGGAGGTCCGTGTGCACAACACGGACGACCTCGAGGGCGTCGACGGTGACCGAGAAGCGGTTCGTATCGCTTCGACAGTCGGTGCTCGCAAGCGCGAGCGCATCGAAGAGCTTGCAGAGGAACAGGGCGTTCGCGTCCTGAATCCCACCTACGTCGAAGTTGAGGTGGACCAATGACTGACCTGAAAGCACAGAAACGACTCGCAGCGGACGTCCTCGATGTCGGAAAGAACCGTGTCTGGTTCGACCCCGAAGCACAGGGCGAGATCGTCGACGCGATCACCCGCGAAGACATCCGCGAACTCGTCGATCAGGGCATCATCACCGCAACGGAAAAGAAGGGCAACTCCCGCGGCCGCGCTCGCGAGCGCGCCGACAAGCGTGCCTACGGCCACCAGAAAGGCCCCGGCAAGCGCAAAGGGAAGTCCGGTGCTCGACAGAACGAGAAGAAAGAGTGGTCGGCGAAGGTTCGTGCCCAGCGACAGCTGCTCCGCGAACTCCGCGACGACGGGACCATCGACCCCGGTCAGTACCGGGAACTGTACAACAAGTCCCGTGGTGGCGAGTTCCGCGACGTAGCACGGCTGGTGAACTACATCGAAAACAACTACGGCGTCGACGTCGACGCCGAAGGTGATCAGTAATGGCAACTGGACCACGATACAAGGTGCCGATGCGGCGCCGTCGCGAGGTTCGGACCGATTATCATCAGAGGTTGCGCCTGCTCAAATCCGGCAAACCACGGCTAGTCGCTCGCAAGAGCAACAAGCACGTGACGGCGCAGCTGATCGTTCCGGGTCCGAACGGCGACGAAACCATCGCGAGTGCACACTCCAGCGATCTGGCCGAGTACGGCTGGGAAGCCCCAACGGGCAACATCCCCGCGGCGTACTTGACTGGACTACTCGCTGGCAAACGCGCGCTCGAAGATGGCACCGAGCAGGCGGTGCTCGACATCGGCCTCAACACGGCGACTGAAGGGAGTAAAGTATTCGCAGTACAGGAAGGAGCGATCGACGCGGGGCTCGAAATCCCGCACAACGACAGCGTCCTTCCCGACTGGGAGCGTAACCGCGGCGAGCACATCGCCGAGTACGACGAACAGCTCGACGAGCCGCTGTACAGCGGCGAGTTCGACGCCACAGACCTGCCCGAGCACTTCGATACGGTGCGAGAGGAGATCCTCGAACAATGAGCGGAAACAACTACAACGACGGCTGGGAGCCGGTTACACGGCTCGGTCGAAAGGTACAGGAGGGCGACATCGACACGATGGAAGACGCCCTCAACTCCGGACTCCCGCTGAAGGAGGCCGAAGTCGTCGACCAGCTCCTTCCGGGGCTGGAAGACGAAGTGCTCGACATCAACATGGTACAGCGGATGACTGACTCGGGTCGCCGGGTCAAGTTCCGCTGTGTCGTCGCGATCGGTAACCGCGACGGCTACGTCGGCTACGCGGAAGGCCGCGACGATCAGGTCGGTGCCGCGATCCAGAAGGCGATCGACATCGCCAAGCTGAACATCATCGACGTGCCTCGCGGGAGCGGCTCCTGGGAGGACCGCGCCGGTGGTGACCACTCGCTCGCCCGCAAGGCGACCGGGAAGGCAGGCAGCGTAAAAGTCGAAGTCAAGCCCGCACCGAAAGGACTTGGACTCGCGGCGGCGGAGACGCCGCGCAAGGTCCTCGAGCTCGCGGGTGTCGAGGACGCCTGGACGAAGAGCCACGGCAACACTCGCACGACGGTGAACTTCGCGAAGGCCACGTACAACGCACTGCGTAACGCAGCCGAGTCACGTGTCCCGGAGTACACCCAGGAGCAGCGTGAGGTGGTAGAATGACGCAGGCGATCGTGCAGCTCCGCGGCGAGGTCAACATGCTCGGCGACGTGCAAGACACCATGGAGATGCTGAATCTCCACGGCGTCAACCACTGTACGCTCGTCCCCGAGACCGAGACCTACCGTGGAATGATCACGAAGGTTCACGACCACGTCGCACATGGCGAGCCGAGCCAGGACGTCGTCGAGGAGCTGATCCGCCGCCGCGCCGAGCCGCTCGAAGGCAGCGCGGACATCGACGACGAGTGGATCGCCGAGAACACCGAGTACGACGACGTGACGGCATTCACCGAGGCGCTACTGGACGAGGAGACGAAGCTGCGAGACGCGGGGCTGTCACCAGTCCTCCGTCTGCACCCGCCACGCGGTGGTCACGAGGGTATCAAACACCCGACCAAAGAGGGCGGCCAGCTCGGAAAGCACGATACCGAGGAGATCGACGAACTCCTCACCGCAATGCGATAGAACAATGACTAGTAAGAAACGACGACAGCGCGGCTCGCGCACGCACAGCGGCGGTTCCCACAAGAACCGACGTGGTGCCGGTCATCGCGGTGGCCGAGGTGCAGCCGGGCGTGACAAACACGAGTTCCACAACTACGAACCGCTCGGCAAGCACGGCTTCACCCGTCCCGAATCAGCACAGGACGAGATCCTGACGATCGACGTCCAGAAGCTCGACGAGGACGCCACGCTGTTCGTGGCCGACGGCGACGCCGAGGAGGTCGACGGTCGCTACCGTATCGACGCTCGCGATATCGTCGAGGACGGTTACGAGGCCGACGCGGTCAAGGTACTGGGTGGCGGACAGGTTCGCAACCAGCTCGAAATCATCGCTGACGCCTTCTCGGCGAGCGCACGCGGGCTCATCGAGGAGGCAGACGGCGAGGCAGTCCTCTCCGAACGTGGAGAGGACGACGAGGACGAACCACAAGACGTATCCCAGACTGACGAAGACGAGGAATAAGACATGGGATGGAAGGAGGCTGCTGAACCGGTCCTCACGCGGATGCCCGTAGTCCGCAGACCGAGAAGCCACGTGCCGTTCAAGCGAAAGCTACTGTGGTCCGGCGGAATCTTGATGCTGTACTTCTTCCTGACGAACATCGTGCTGTGGGGTGTTCCTCGGGGAGGAGACGGTGCCGACGTGTTCGGCCAGTTCGGATCGATTCTCGCCGTCGAACAGGGGACGCTAATGCAGGTCGGGATCGCCCCGATCGTCACTGCGAGTATCGTCTTGCAGCTGTTGGGCGGTGCGAACCTGCTCGGGCTGGATACGAACGACCCGCGGGATCAGGTGCTCTATCAGGGACTCCAGAAGCTACTGGTCGTCGTGATGACCGTGCTAATGGCGGTGCCGCTCGTCTGGGCAGGATTCCTGCAGGCGAGTCAGGGCGTTGCTACCCAGCTCGGCATCCCACTCGAAGGGCTTCGGGTGATCATCTTCGCCCAGATCGTCCTCGGCGGCATCCTCATCCTGTACATGGACGAGATCGTCTCCAAATGGGGTGTCGGCAGCGGTGTTGGCCTGTTCATCATCGCTGGTGTGAGCCAGAAGCTCGTCGCCGGGTTCATCAGTCCCGGGGAAGGTGGCTTCTTCCCGACCTGGGTCAACATCGCGCTCGGTCGTGAGGGCCCCAGTGGCTCGATTGCCAGTGGTAGCGGCCTCGACTTCATCATCTTCGGCGACGGACAGCTCCTTGCGCTGATCACGACGGTGCTGATCTTCGCCATCGTCGTCTACGCCGAAAGTGTCCGGGTCGAGATCCCGCTGAGTCACAGCCGGGTCAAGGGCGCGCGTGGTCGCTTCCCCGTGAAGCTCATCTACGCCAGCGTCCTGCCGATGATCCTCGTTCGCGCGCTGCAGGCGAACGTGCAGTTCATCGGTCGGATTCTCGACCGGACGACGACGATGCCAGCGTGGCTTGGCGTCTACTCCGACGGCCAACCCACGGCAGGGTTCTTCTACTACACCGCACCGATCTACAGTCCGGACGACTGGATGTGGTGGACGGCGTCCGTCACGCAGGCTCCGGCAGATGTCATGATTCGGGTCAGTGTCGACCTGTTCGTGATGATCGTCGGCGGGGCGATCTTCGCGATCTTCTGGGTCGAGACGACGAACATGGGTCCGGAATCGACTGCGAAACAGATTCAGAACTCCGGGATGCAGATTCCCGGGTTCCGCCAGAACGTCGGCGTCGTCGAGAAGGTCATGGAACGGTATATTCCGCAAGTGACCGTTATCGGCGGTGCGCTCGTCGGCGTGCTCGCGGTGGGCGCGAACATGCTCGGTACCATCGGTGAAGTCACGGGTACCGGGCTGCTGCTGACAGTCTCCATTACGTACAAGCTGTACGAGGAGATCGCAGAGGAGCAGCTCATGGAGATGCACCCGATGATGCGGGACATGTTCGGGAAGTAGGGCCACATTGTGGACCCAGCTTTTATTTATTGAGTTTGTCCAGCCGTGGGCATGTCCATAGGGTCGTTCAGCTATACCGCTCCTCGTTCCACGGGTCAGCGGTGTTCGAGTAGCCACGTTTCTCCCAGTAGCCTCGCTCCTGTCCGGTCAGGATCTCGACGCCACAGACCCACTTCGCGCCCTTGTAGGCGTATTTATGCGGCGTCACGACGCGGAGCGGGCCGCCGTGATCCGGCGAGAGCGGTTCGCCGTCGAACTCGGCCGCAAAGAGCACCTCGGGTCGCAGACAGTCCTCAAGGGGGAGGTTCGTCGTGTAGTCGTCGAGCGCGTAAAAGAGGACGTGCGAGGCGTCGTCGTGGAGTCCTGCGCGGTCGGCAATAGTGGGGAAGGGAACGCCCGCGAACTGGCAGTCGAACTTGCTCCAGCCGGTGACACAGTGAAAGTCCTGCTGCTGGGTCTCCATGGGGAGTTGTTGAAACGCCTCCCAGTCGAAGGTCAACTCCTGCTCGACTGCGCCGCTTACGCGGAACTCCCACTCGTCGCGGTTCCACTCGGGCGTCCCGCTCTTCGAGAGGACGGGGAACTCCTCGGTCTCGCGCTGGCCCGGTGGGAGTCGCTCGTCGCCGAACTCGGCGTACAGTTCCGTACAGTCCCTGTCGACGGTGTCAGTCATTACTCGCGATAGGATCGTCGCTGCCGTATGTCTGACGCTCGTCACCGTGATCCCGAACACCGATAGTACTCGGGGATCGGTACACTTTTTTCCGGACACGCCCACCCGCCTGTAACGGTCTGACATGCGGCCCTCTCGCAGGACCGACGAATCAAAGATCATGCGCTCTACTACCATACGTCCGGCTCTCACAGCAGGTGTCTGTCTCGTCGCGTTCGGCCTCGGTGCGGCGACTATCTCCGACCCGACCGATGCCGCCGCGACGGCCGGTATCGGCGGCGCAACACAGCTTTCGCTCCCAGTCTCCTCGACGCTCGTCTTCGGGGTTCTCGCCGTGCTCGTGGTGGGGCTCACAGCCGGGATCTATTTCCTCGGCGACGCGCAGGCCTCGGATATGGCGGTGGGCAAGGCAGTCCCGTTTCTCGCGGGGATTCTCGTGATCGGCACTGTCGGAGCGGGGATCTTCCTGGCCTCCGGCGGTGACGGCGGAACGGCACAGGAAGGCCTCGACGGAATCGGCGAGGTTGCTCCGGATGTCGGCGTCGAAGACGCGGCTGAGGAAGCCGAACCCGAAGAAGGCGGTGGCGGCAGTCCGGTCGCGACGATCGCCCTGATCGGGCTGTTCGTGCTGGCCGCACTCGGAGCCTTCCTCTACTGGCTCCGGCGCGACGACGATGAAGCGACCGAGACCGTCGACCTTGACCAGTCGGACGAACAAGCGGAGGAGACGCAGCTCGGTGAGGCCGCAGGTGAGGCCGCCGATCGGATCGAGCAATCGGACCGGGAGTTCGAAAACGAGGTCTACACCGCGTGGAGCGAGATGGTCGACGTCGTCGATCTCCGGGACCCGGAGACGAGTACTCCCCGTGACTTTGCCAGCGCCGCGGTCGACGCCGGACTGGACCGACAGCACGTCGATCGGCTCCGGACCGTCTTCGAGGAGGTCCGCTACGGCGAGCGCGCCGTGACGCCCGAGCGCGAGCAACAGGCGGTCGAGGCGCTCCGGCAGATCGAACGCGCGTACGGGGGTGAGTCGGAGTGACGACCATCGAGCGCCGTATCGGCGTGGTACTTGGGGTGGCTATCGCCGCGCTGGGTGTCGCGACGTTTTTCTCGCCCGGCCTCGGAGCGATGTTCTCTGCCGACGAGTTCCTGCTCACTATCGTCGGGATCGCCGCTCTGGGACTGGGCGTCTATATCGCGCGGGACCGCTGGTTCATGGAGGCGGGTCACGCCCCGACCGGCGATCCCGAGCTGATTCAGGGTATTCCGACGCCCGGCGAGGGATTCGATCGTGCCCTGCGGTCGGCCTCCTCGGTCCACGAAATCTCCGGGCGCGAGACGGTCACCGAGCGCCTCGAAGCAGTCGGTGTCACTGTCTTGCAGCGACGACGTGGCTACACCGAAGCCGAGGCCCGTGAACGTCTGGAGAGCGGCGAGTGGACCGACGATCCGGTCGCCGCGGCGTTTTTCGACGGCACGGGCTGGGCCGCGTTCCCGCTTGCCTTCCGGCTGCGGGTTCGTCTCGGGGAGGAATCGCGATTCGGTCTGAAGGCACGCCGGGCCGCAGAGGAGCTAGAGCGGATCTGGACGAGAACGGAGGATACCGATGAGTGAATCACAGCAGGTTGCCGCGGCCCAGGAGGAAAGCACAGAGACGACGGACACGACAACTGAAGCCGACGCCGGAGCGGCGGAGCCAGCCCGGACGGCTGCTGACTCCCACCAGGACGTCCTCCGGCAGACCGGTCGCTGGGCGGGGATCACCGCGCTTGCGCTCTCTGGCATTGCCTTTGGCGTGTTCGCCCAGAACCCCGCCGCGTTTCTCGCGGGCGTCTTCGGCGTCACGTTCGCCGCCTACGCACAGGCAGGTGGTGCGCCGGAGTCGGAGCTCCATCTCCGTCGGGAGTTCGAGGACGACCGGCCGGATCCCGGCGAGGAGATCGAGGTGACCCTCTCGGTCGAGAACGTCGGCGAGTCGAGCCTGCCCGACGTCCGGATCGTCGACGG
This genomic window from Natranaeroarchaeum aerophilus contains:
- a CDS encoding sulfite oxidase-like oxidoreductase: MTDTVDRDCTELYAEFGDERLPPGQRETEEFPVLSKSGTPEWNRDEWEFRVSGAVEQELTFDWEAFQQLPMETQQQDFHCVTGWSKFDCQFAGVPFPTIADRAGLHDDASHVLFYALDDYTTNLPLEDCLRPEVLFAAEFDGEPLSPDHGGPLRVVTPHKYAYKGAKWVCGVEILTGQERGYWEKRGYSNTADPWNEERYS
- a CDS encoding DUF4129 domain-containing protein — translated: MRSTTIRPALTAGVCLVAFGLGAATISDPTDAAATAGIGGATQLSLPVSSTLVFGVLAVLVVGLTAGIYFLGDAQASDMAVGKAVPFLAGILVIGTVGAGIFLASGGDGGTAQEGLDGIGEVAPDVGVEDAAEEAEPEEGGGGSPVATIALIGLFVLAALGAFLYWLRRDDDEATETVDLDQSDEQAEETQLGEAAGEAADRIEQSDREFENEVYTAWSEMVDVVDLRDPETSTPRDFASAAVDAGLDRQHVDRLRTVFEEVRYGERAVTPEREQQAVEALRQIERAYGGESE
- a CDS encoding DUF7269 family protein — encoded protein: MTTIERRIGVVLGVAIAALGVATFFSPGLGAMFSADEFLLTIVGIAALGLGVYIARDRWFMEAGHAPTGDPELIQGIPTPGEGFDRALRSASSVHEISGRETVTERLEAVGVTVLQRRRGYTEAEARERLESGEWTDDPVAAAFFDGTGWAAFPLAFRLRVRLGEESRFGLKARRAAEELERIWTRTEDTDE